The following coding sequences lie in one Hyalangium ruber genomic window:
- a CDS encoding HD domain-containing phosphohydrolase, protein MDRILVVDDDVRILAALSRILHSEGYEVVTHNDPVQAAREEGFQVVLTDFMMPFLNGIELLSALREKNPRAVRLMLTAAADFRTASEAVNRGEVYRLLGKPWSLADLTSSVRQAFEHYRLVEANERLTREVAEKNAELTAINRELERRVVERTSGLLEGLISALDYRDTETQWHSRRVSLYARRLAEEIGLTGGALDVVEQGALLHDIGKIGVRDSILLKPGPLTPDEWEEMRKHPEFGFRMLAKMPYLREASVIVLQHQERWDGKGYPQKLAGENIVIGARIFSIVDTLDAITSDRPYRKGRPLQIAQDEIQRCSGSQFDPALANAFMRVPDSEWARIRSQVEEMEAHELKRFGDLSLPAA, encoded by the coding sequence ATGGACCGCATCCTCGTGGTGGATGACGACGTGCGAATCCTCGCCGCGCTCTCCCGCATTCTCCATTCCGAGGGCTACGAGGTCGTCACACACAACGACCCGGTCCAAGCCGCACGCGAAGAGGGATTCCAGGTCGTCCTGACGGACTTCATGATGCCGTTTCTCAACGGCATCGAGCTGCTGTCGGCGCTGCGAGAGAAGAACCCGCGCGCGGTGCGGCTGATGCTGACGGCGGCGGCCGACTTCCGCACGGCCTCCGAGGCCGTCAACCGCGGCGAGGTGTACCGCCTGCTGGGCAAGCCCTGGTCGCTGGCGGACCTGACGAGCAGCGTACGCCAGGCGTTCGAGCACTACCGGCTGGTGGAGGCCAACGAGCGCCTCACCCGCGAGGTGGCCGAGAAGAACGCCGAGCTGACGGCCATCAACCGCGAGCTGGAGCGGCGCGTGGTGGAGCGCACCTCGGGGCTGCTGGAGGGGCTGATCAGCGCCCTGGACTACCGCGACACGGAGACGCAGTGGCATTCGCGGCGCGTGTCCCTGTACGCGCGGCGGCTGGCCGAGGAGATCGGCCTGACGGGCGGCGCGCTGGACGTGGTGGAGCAAGGCGCGCTGCTGCACGACATCGGGAAGATCGGCGTGCGCGACTCCATCCTGCTCAAGCCCGGGCCGCTGACGCCCGACGAGTGGGAGGAGATGCGCAAGCACCCGGAGTTCGGCTTCCGGATGCTGGCGAAGATGCCCTACCTGCGCGAGGCCTCCGTCATCGTCCTGCAGCATCAGGAGCGCTGGGACGGCAAGGGCTACCCGCAGAAGCTCGCCGGGGAGAACATCGTCATCGGCGCGCGCATCTTCTCCATCGTGGACACGCTGGACGCCATCACCTCGGACAGGCCCTATCGCAAGGGCCGGCCGCTGCAGATCGCCCAGGATGAGATCCAGCGCTGCTCCGGCTCGCAGTTCGATCCGGCGCTGGCCAACGCGTTCATGCGCGTGCCGGACTCGGAGTGGGCTCGCATCCGCTCGCAGGTCGAGGAGATGGAGGCGCACGAGCTCAAGCGCTTCGGCGACCTGTCGCTCCCGGCGGCCTGA
- a CDS encoding dihydrodipicolinate reductase, whose protein sequence is MARALEGPVPVVVMGLGFIGQEIARAALASSEVELIGAVDTSPQLNGRPLAEVLGQPVGKLKVSDSLERALGRRKGAVLLHATGSRLPQVMDQLLEAVKLGVPVVSTCEELAFPFLKHPELADKLDRAAQKGGVAVLGTGVNPGFVMDRLVATAGQACGPVRRASVTRVVDARTRREALQRKVGAGLTEDEFFALVDKDQLGHVGLVESAALCALGLGLDCDDYEEEVAPVMAEEDISGGAFPVRKGRVAGIFQSVVGLDDGQERVRLELTIAVGAEDPRDRIEIDAEPKIVVEIPGGVSGDRATANSLVNAAPRLTAAEAGLLTVLELPAGR, encoded by the coding sequence ATGGCTAGAGCCCTCGAAGGGCCGGTGCCGGTGGTGGTCATGGGGCTTGGGTTCATCGGGCAGGAGATTGCCCGCGCGGCGCTTGCTTCCTCGGAGGTCGAGCTGATTGGCGCGGTGGACACCAGCCCCCAGCTGAACGGTCGCCCGCTCGCCGAGGTGCTGGGCCAGCCCGTCGGCAAGCTGAAGGTCTCCGACTCGCTGGAGCGCGCGCTGGGTCGTCGCAAGGGCGCGGTGCTGTTGCATGCCACCGGCTCTCGGCTGCCGCAGGTGATGGATCAGCTGCTGGAGGCCGTGAAGCTGGGCGTGCCCGTGGTCTCCACGTGCGAGGAACTGGCGTTTCCCTTCCTCAAGCACCCGGAGCTGGCCGACAAGTTGGATCGAGCAGCGCAGAAGGGCGGCGTGGCGGTGCTGGGCACGGGCGTCAACCCAGGCTTCGTGATGGATCGGCTGGTGGCCACGGCGGGGCAGGCGTGCGGCCCGGTGCGGCGCGCCTCCGTCACCCGCGTGGTGGACGCGCGCACCCGGCGCGAGGCTCTGCAGCGCAAGGTGGGCGCGGGGCTGACGGAGGACGAGTTCTTCGCCCTGGTGGACAAGGATCAGCTGGGCCACGTGGGGCTGGTGGAGTCGGCGGCGCTGTGCGCGCTGGGGCTCGGCCTGGACTGTGACGACTATGAGGAGGAGGTGGCTCCGGTGATGGCCGAAGAGGACATCTCTGGAGGGGCGTTTCCGGTACGCAAGGGGCGGGTGGCGGGCATTTTCCAGTCCGTGGTGGGATTGGATGATGGGCAGGAGCGGGTGCGGCTGGAGCTGACCATCGCCGTGGGGGCGGAGGACCCGCGCGATCGCATCGAGATCGACGCGGAGCCGAAGATCGTCGTGGAGATCCCGGGGGGCGTTTCGGGTGACCGGGCTACCGCGAATTCGCTGGTGAACGCCGCGCCGCGCCTGACGGCCGCGGAGGCGGGGCTTCTGACCGTGCTCGAACTTCCAGCCGGTCGCTAG
- a CDS encoding MaoC family dehydratase N-terminal domain-containing protein has product MLDKNAIGRSSPPTLNEVEKGSIRRFAEAIGDYNPIYYDEEYARASGYPTIVAPPTFPASFHSAADLRELLGVGIKSLLHAEQGFEYERPIFAGDRIYVATKVADVLERSGPAGRMDVAVIEDEGRDEEGNLVFRARRTLIVRASKENT; this is encoded by the coding sequence ATGTTGGACAAGAACGCGATTGGCCGCTCTTCGCCGCCAACGCTCAACGAGGTGGAGAAGGGGTCCATCCGACGCTTCGCCGAGGCGATTGGCGACTACAACCCCATCTACTACGACGAGGAGTACGCCCGGGCCTCCGGCTACCCCACCATCGTGGCGCCTCCGACCTTTCCGGCCTCGTTCCACTCCGCGGCGGATCTGCGGGAGTTGCTCGGGGTGGGCATCAAGAGCCTGCTGCACGCCGAGCAGGGCTTCGAGTACGAGCGGCCCATCTTCGCCGGTGACCGCATCTATGTGGCCACCAAGGTGGCCGACGTGCTCGAGCGCAGCGGCCCCGCCGGGAGGATGGATGTGGCCGTCATCGAGGACGAGGGTCGGGATGAGGAAGGCAACCTGGTCTTCCGGGCCCGCCGCACGCTGATCGTCCGCGCCTCGAAGGAGAACACCTGA
- a CDS encoding MaoC family dehydratase — MPARKLYFESIRVGDELPALAKAPVDRVQLSRYAGASGDYNPVHVDEVYAKSVGMPSVYAPGMLIMGMLGQLISDWARGGQLRRYGVRFIKMVWPGDTVVCKGRVSDRHGSGGRYFVEIDLWAENQRGELLMKGQSVIQLFYSLEDENRQRAGQAPIVVEVPRESILTTPAQGNGEGEGATEETGAKKAPSSAKKSAKTATAPTPAPMPGAAKKPKK, encoded by the coding sequence ATGCCCGCGCGCAAGCTCTACTTCGAAAGCATCCGGGTCGGTGACGAGCTGCCGGCGCTCGCCAAGGCGCCGGTGGACCGCGTCCAGCTCTCCCGCTACGCGGGGGCCAGCGGGGACTACAACCCGGTGCATGTGGACGAGGTCTACGCCAAGAGCGTGGGCATGCCGTCCGTGTACGCCCCGGGCATGCTCATCATGGGCATGCTGGGCCAGCTCATCAGCGACTGGGCGCGCGGCGGTCAGCTGCGTCGCTATGGCGTGCGCTTCATCAAGATGGTGTGGCCGGGCGACACGGTGGTCTGCAAGGGCCGGGTGAGCGACCGGCACGGCTCCGGCGGCCGCTACTTCGTCGAGATCGACCTGTGGGCGGAGAACCAGCGGGGCGAGCTGCTGATGAAGGGCCAGTCCGTCATCCAGCTCTTCTACTCGCTGGAGGACGAGAACCGGCAGCGCGCCGGCCAGGCGCCCATCGTCGTCGAGGTGCCCCGCGAGAGCATCCTGACCACGCCCGCCCAGGGAAACGGTGAGGGCGAGGGAGCAACCGAGGAGACGGGCGCCAAGAAGGCCCCTAGCAGCGCCAAGAAGTCGGCCAAGACGGCCACGGCGCCCACCCCGGCTCCCATGCCCGGGGCGGCCAAGAAGCCCAAGAAGTAG
- a CDS encoding acyl-CoA dehydrogenase, which translates to MSAGINSYKTDLREIFFTLFEQFGFEGVAGQAPFEAWGPEEAKAVLQETYRFAKEVLGPLNSTGDREGCRIENGTVITPKGFKDAWQKLYEAGFKTVGVSPEHGGQGSPMMLQVAVEEMLCGSNAAFNMYPGLSYGAAELIGECGTPEQQKKFVEKCLNGTWGGTMCLTEPHAGSDVGAAKTTARRNGDGTYSIRGTKIFISAGDHDLAENIIHLVLARVDGAPAGTKGLSLFIVPKLRVGADGSSGESNDVSLGSIEHKMGINGSATCVLNFGENDKCLGELVGGVEHIGMSQMFKMMNGARIAVGIQGLGLASAAYFNALDYAKERKQGGHFTKWKDPSSPRVPIIEHPDVRRMLLEMKAHVEGIRALIIKLAMHTDKAKQLSGRDDDQAAYHRGQVEVLTPLVKAYSSDQAFRLCAQAIQVYGGAGFCKDYPVEQYCRDSKIFSIYEGTNHIQAMDLVGRKLGQAGGAHFQQFMGDVGGFIEANREHKTFGTEVKVLAGAQEGLMSSAMVLLGWSQDPSKVSLIPLSANRFLQMMSEVAVGWLLLEAAVLAEKKMEALSASDPDRAFYEGKKWSALWYARNVLPTVEQSARLLVTEDASPMQIPDAAFAAPV; encoded by the coding sequence ATGTCCGCCGGTATCAACAGCTACAAGACAGATCTTCGGGAAATCTTCTTCACCCTCTTCGAGCAGTTCGGGTTCGAGGGGGTAGCGGGCCAGGCGCCTTTCGAAGCCTGGGGGCCGGAGGAGGCCAAGGCGGTCCTCCAGGAGACCTACCGCTTCGCCAAGGAAGTCCTGGGGCCTCTGAACTCCACGGGTGACCGGGAGGGGTGCCGAATTGAAAACGGCACGGTGATTACGCCCAAGGGCTTCAAGGATGCCTGGCAGAAGCTCTACGAGGCGGGCTTCAAGACGGTGGGCGTGAGCCCGGAGCACGGCGGCCAGGGCTCGCCGATGATGCTGCAGGTGGCGGTGGAAGAGATGCTGTGCGGCTCCAACGCGGCCTTCAACATGTACCCGGGGCTGTCCTACGGCGCGGCGGAGCTGATCGGCGAGTGCGGCACGCCGGAGCAGCAGAAGAAGTTCGTGGAGAAGTGCCTCAACGGCACGTGGGGCGGGACGATGTGCCTCACCGAGCCGCACGCGGGCTCGGACGTGGGCGCGGCCAAGACGACGGCGCGTCGCAACGGGGACGGCACCTACAGCATCCGCGGCACGAAGATCTTCATCTCCGCCGGTGATCATGACCTGGCCGAGAACATCATCCACCTGGTGCTGGCGCGCGTGGATGGCGCTCCGGCGGGCACCAAGGGCCTGTCGCTGTTCATCGTCCCGAAGCTTCGCGTGGGCGCTGACGGCAGCTCGGGCGAGTCCAACGACGTGTCGCTGGGCTCCATCGAGCACAAGATGGGCATCAACGGCTCGGCCACCTGTGTGCTGAACTTCGGCGAGAACGACAAGTGTCTCGGCGAGCTGGTGGGCGGCGTCGAGCACATCGGCATGAGCCAGATGTTCAAGATGATGAACGGCGCGCGCATCGCCGTGGGCATCCAGGGCCTGGGCCTGGCGTCGGCGGCGTACTTCAACGCGCTGGACTACGCCAAGGAGCGCAAGCAGGGCGGCCACTTCACCAAGTGGAAGGATCCGAGCTCGCCGCGCGTGCCCATCATCGAGCACCCGGACGTACGCCGCATGCTGCTGGAGATGAAGGCGCACGTGGAGGGCATCCGCGCGCTGATCATCAAGCTGGCGATGCACACCGACAAGGCGAAGCAGCTGTCGGGCCGGGATGATGACCAGGCGGCCTACCACCGCGGGCAGGTGGAGGTGCTCACCCCGCTGGTGAAGGCGTACTCGTCGGACCAGGCGTTCCGGCTGTGCGCGCAGGCCATCCAGGTGTACGGCGGCGCGGGCTTCTGCAAGGACTACCCGGTGGAGCAGTACTGCCGCGACTCGAAGATCTTCTCCATCTACGAGGGCACCAACCACATTCAGGCCATGGACCTGGTGGGCCGGAAGCTGGGCCAGGCAGGCGGCGCGCACTTCCAGCAGTTCATGGGCGATGTGGGCGGCTTCATCGAGGCCAACCGCGAGCACAAGACGTTCGGCACCGAGGTGAAGGTGCTGGCGGGCGCTCAGGAGGGGCTGATGTCCAGCGCCATGGTGCTGCTGGGCTGGTCGCAGGACCCGAGCAAGGTGTCGCTGATTCCGCTGTCGGCCAACCGCTTCCTGCAGATGATGTCCGAGGTGGCGGTGGGCTGGCTGCTGCTGGAGGCGGCGGTGCTGGCGGAGAAGAAGATGGAGGCGCTGTCGGCCTCGGATCCGGACCGCGCCTTCTACGAGGGCAAGAAGTGGAGCGCGCTGTGGTACGCGCGCAACGTGCTGCCCACCGTGGAGCAGTCGGCCCGGCTGCTGGTGACCGAGGACGCCTCGCCCATGCAGATCCCGGACGCGGCCTTCGCGGCGCCGGTGTAA
- a CDS encoding cytochrome P450 family protein, whose translation MERPVHPFDLWSQETLRDFLPLYARMRREAPIARVLSPNQRAPLWVVSRYKDAVELLRDGRFTKDRYKLSEADRHRYFRVGEIGQLDKHMLNADPPAHTRLRALVAKAFTARQVEDLRPRITAIAQRLLEELPPEGSVDLLDAFAFPLPITVIAELLGVPVEDQDRFRAWTLTLLSPPAGGNLEPLRRTAMQFQQYLQDFLARRRADPRDDLTSALLAAEEQGDRLSPVELMSMVFLLIVAGHETTVNLIGNGVWALLHHPEQLERLRASPTLIDSAVEEILRYCGPVRHSTSRFALQDTEFRGQLIPAGEMIMAALLSANHDAEQFDAPERFDIAREPNRHIALGSGGHFCLGAPLARLEAVIALPLLLERLPRLRFAVEPSTLRWRSGLLIHGLERLPVAF comes from the coding sequence ATGGAACGCCCGGTCCACCCGTTCGACCTCTGGTCACAGGAGACTCTCCGCGATTTCCTGCCCCTCTACGCCCGGATGCGGCGGGAGGCCCCCATCGCGCGCGTCCTGAGTCCCAACCAGCGCGCCCCCCTCTGGGTGGTCAGTCGCTACAAGGACGCGGTGGAGCTGCTGCGCGACGGGCGCTTCACCAAGGACCGGTACAAGCTGTCCGAGGCGGACCGGCACCGCTACTTCCGGGTGGGGGAGATCGGCCAGCTCGACAAGCACATGCTCAACGCCGATCCCCCGGCGCACACCCGGCTGCGCGCGCTGGTGGCCAAGGCCTTCACCGCGCGCCAGGTGGAGGACCTGCGCCCGCGCATCACCGCCATCGCCCAACGGCTCCTGGAGGAGCTGCCGCCCGAGGGCAGCGTGGATCTGCTCGACGCGTTCGCCTTTCCGCTGCCGATCACCGTGATCGCCGAGCTGCTCGGAGTGCCTGTCGAGGACCAGGACCGCTTCAGGGCATGGACCCTCACCCTGCTCAGCCCTCCCGCGGGGGGCAACCTCGAGCCCCTGCGGCGCACCGCGATGCAGTTCCAGCAGTACCTCCAGGACTTCCTGGCCCGGCGCCGCGCCGACCCTCGGGACGACCTCACCAGCGCCCTGCTCGCCGCCGAGGAGCAGGGGGACCGACTCTCTCCCGTGGAGCTGATGAGCATGGTGTTCCTGCTCATCGTGGCGGGCCATGAGACGACTGTGAACCTCATCGGCAACGGCGTCTGGGCGCTCCTGCACCACCCCGAGCAACTGGAGCGCCTGCGGGCCTCCCCCACCCTCATCGACTCGGCGGTGGAGGAGATCCTCCGCTACTGCGGCCCGGTACGGCACAGCACCAGCCGCTTCGCCCTCCAGGACACCGAGTTCCGAGGGCAGCTCATCCCCGCCGGGGAGATGATCATGGCCGCGCTGCTGTCGGCGAACCATGACGCGGAGCAGTTCGACGCGCCCGAGCGGTTCGACATCGCCCGCGAGCCCAACCGGCACATCGCCCTGGGCTCCGGAGGCCACTTCTGCCTCGGCGCCCCGTTGGCCCGGCTGGAAGCCGTGATCGCCCTGCCCCTGCTGCTGGAGCGCCTGCCCCGCCTGCGCTTCGCCGTGGAGCCCTCCACGCTCCGGTGGCGCAGCGGGCTGCTCATCCACGGCCTGGAGCGACTCCCCGTGGCGTTCTGA
- a CDS encoding ExbD/TolR family protein: MAMGKIPGSDDDEGSEGVFAEINITPLTDLFLVLLIIFMVTSTVIVQQGPGGGAKAGLKVNLPKGGAADVTARATDVSVAVLANGQYVLGGNIVTEDELRSAFDKAKTENPDTVVIVQADEGVPHGTVVQVMELAKKAGLGQLAIGVREGE; the protein is encoded by the coding sequence ATGGCCATGGGAAAGATTCCGGGGAGCGATGATGACGAGGGCTCCGAGGGCGTCTTCGCGGAGATCAACATCACCCCGCTGACGGACCTGTTCCTGGTGCTGCTCATCATCTTCATGGTGACCAGCACTGTCATCGTCCAGCAGGGCCCTGGGGGCGGCGCCAAGGCGGGCCTCAAGGTGAACCTGCCCAAGGGCGGGGCCGCGGACGTGACGGCGCGCGCCACGGACGTGTCCGTGGCGGTGCTCGCCAACGGGCAGTACGTGCTGGGCGGCAACATCGTCACCGAGGACGAGCTGCGCAGCGCCTTCGACAAGGCCAAGACGGAGAACCCCGACACGGTGGTCATCGTCCAGGCCGACGAGGGCGTGCCCCACGGCACCGTGGTGCAGGTGATGGAGCTGGCCAAGAAGGCCGGCCTGGGCCAGCTCGCCATCGGTGTGCGCGAGGGCGAGTAG
- a CDS encoding MotA/TolQ/ExbB proton channel family protein codes for MSLTELLHYLRLGGVTMAILLIASVVALGVAIERLITLWGVSEHSRTLGETVNKHLLRGDVAAARTAAERSNAAVADMFLAGFDRLERVKLNGGALESAVERERAQVGLRLRRNLWVLATIGSLSPFVGLFGTVAGIMRSFKDLGLDVESGGTGGTATVMQGISEALIATAVGILVAVLAMVFYNYFQARLARVLVELRLLGDEFVELLKERPTQPLSPTPPEPAARGDAPHA; via the coding sequence ATGAGCCTGACTGAACTTCTCCACTATCTCCGCCTGGGTGGCGTCACCATGGCCATCCTCCTCATCGCCTCCGTGGTGGCGCTGGGGGTGGCCATCGAGCGCCTCATCACCCTCTGGGGCGTCAGCGAGCACTCGCGCACTCTGGGTGAGACCGTCAACAAGCACCTGCTGCGCGGGGATGTGGCCGCCGCCCGCACAGCCGCCGAGCGGTCGAACGCCGCGGTGGCGGACATGTTCCTGGCCGGCTTCGACCGGCTGGAGCGGGTGAAGCTCAACGGGGGCGCTCTGGAGTCGGCCGTGGAGCGCGAGCGCGCCCAGGTGGGCCTGCGGCTGCGGCGCAACCTGTGGGTGCTTGCCACCATCGGCTCGCTGTCCCCCTTCGTGGGCCTGTTCGGCACCGTGGCCGGCATCATGCGCTCCTTCAAGGACCTGGGCCTGGACGTGGAGTCGGGCGGCACCGGCGGCACCGCCACGGTGATGCAGGGCATCTCCGAGGCGCTCATCGCCACGGCGGTGGGCATCCTCGTCGCGGTGCTGGCGATGGTCTTCTACAACTACTTCCAGGCGCGGCTGGCGCGCGTGCTCGTGGAGCTGCGCCTGCTCGGTGACGAGTTCGTGGAGCTGCTCAAGGAGCGCCCCACCCAGCCTCTCTCCCCCACCCCCCCGGAGCCCGCCGCCCGCGGCGACGCTCCCCACGCCTGA
- a CDS encoding DUF4292 domain-containing protein: protein MNRALAAIFLVLVCSGCPKRIEFGPEGPIEDPEKLFELTVQAQANVVTLQGDAKLRVDSPQASGTLSMFLAISRPGLLHMETFDFFNRPVAALVSDGQRFGLYQTEGNVFYQGPASPENVSRFLPVVLPSEELVAVMLGQVPLIPAERKTLELDRGEGVYVLTLHRGPVTQKLHVHTKYHRVVRSEVRGVPGYDLAFEDFKEKGTVVFPGEVKLIAKVAGTELRLRYSDVSLNGPPDLTLFELSPPEGARVVEVDARGREIQPSPAPPPPGPPGS from the coding sequence ATGAACCGCGCGCTCGCAGCAATCTTCCTGGTCCTCGTCTGTTCTGGCTGTCCCAAGCGCATCGAGTTCGGCCCGGAAGGTCCCATTGAAGACCCGGAGAAGCTCTTCGAGCTCACCGTGCAGGCACAGGCCAACGTGGTGACCCTCCAGGGGGACGCCAAGCTCCGGGTGGACTCCCCCCAGGCCAGCGGCACCCTGTCCATGTTCCTGGCCATCTCCCGCCCGGGCCTGCTGCACATGGAGACCTTCGACTTCTTCAACCGCCCGGTGGCGGCGCTGGTGTCGGACGGACAACGCTTCGGGCTGTACCAGACCGAGGGCAACGTTTTCTACCAGGGGCCGGCGAGCCCCGAGAACGTGTCGCGCTTCCTGCCGGTGGTGCTGCCGAGCGAGGAGCTGGTGGCCGTGATGCTCGGGCAGGTGCCCCTCATCCCCGCCGAGCGCAAGACGCTGGAGCTGGACCGGGGCGAGGGCGTCTACGTGCTCACGCTCCACCGGGGCCCGGTGACGCAGAAGCTCCACGTCCACACCAAGTACCACCGGGTGGTGCGCAGCGAGGTGCGGGGCGTGCCCGGCTACGACCTGGCCTTCGAGGACTTCAAGGAGAAGGGCACGGTGGTGTTCCCCGGCGAGGTGAAGCTCATCGCCAAGGTGGCGGGGACGGAGCTGCGGCTGCGCTACAGCGATGTGTCACTCAACGGCCCGCCGGACCTGACGCTCTTCGAGCTGAGCCCGCCCGAGGGGGCTCGGGTGGTGGAGGTGGATGCCCGAGGCCGGGAAATCCAGCCCTCGCCCGCCCCCCCGCCCCCCGGACCGCCCGGTTCTTGA
- a CDS encoding ABC transporter ATP-binding protein has translation MTEPTSAPLLDVRGLKTRFSLEEGSVLAVDDVSFSIPPGGTLGVVGESGCGKSVTALSVMRLVPDPPGRVVAGEVRFQGRELLGLPEEEMRRIRGNKIAMIFQEPMTSLNPVYTVGEQIGEAVRLHQRLDRKQARAHAVEMLRQVGIPAPEQRVDAYPHQLSGGMRQRVMIAMALSCNPALVIADEPTTALDVTIQAQILDLLKRLQAERGMAVMLITHDLGVVAESCDAVVVMYAGRVVEQASVKALFRQPAHPYTAGLLRSIPSFHDTLGAHGAGERPRLKTIPGMVPSLRHLPGGCRFRDRCERALEVCAKVDPPLELKRDGQSAACHNPVPAP, from the coding sequence ATGACCGAGCCCACCTCCGCGCCGCTCCTGGACGTCCGTGGCCTGAAGACCCGGTTCTCCCTGGAGGAGGGCTCGGTGCTGGCGGTGGATGACGTGTCCTTCTCCATCCCGCCGGGTGGCACGCTGGGTGTGGTGGGGGAGAGCGGCTGCGGCAAGAGCGTCACCGCCCTGTCGGTGATGCGGCTGGTGCCGGACCCGCCGGGCCGCGTGGTGGCGGGCGAGGTGCGCTTCCAGGGCCGGGAGCTGCTGGGCCTGCCCGAGGAGGAGATGCGCCGCATCCGCGGCAACAAGATCGCGATGATCTTCCAGGAGCCGATGACCTCGCTGAACCCCGTCTATACGGTGGGCGAGCAGATCGGCGAGGCGGTGCGGCTGCACCAGCGGCTGGACCGGAAGCAGGCGAGGGCGCACGCGGTGGAGATGCTGCGCCAGGTGGGCATCCCCGCTCCCGAGCAGCGCGTGGACGCCTACCCGCACCAACTCTCGGGCGGCATGCGCCAGCGGGTGATGATCGCCATGGCGCTCTCGTGCAACCCGGCGCTGGTCATCGCCGACGAGCCCACCACCGCGCTGGACGTGACGATCCAGGCGCAGATCCTCGACCTGCTCAAGCGGCTGCAGGCCGAGCGCGGCATGGCGGTGATGCTCATCACCCATGACCTCGGCGTGGTGGCGGAGAGCTGCGACGCGGTGGTGGTGATGTACGCCGGGCGAGTGGTGGAGCAGGCCTCGGTGAAGGCGCTGTTCCGCCAGCCCGCGCACCCGTACACGGCGGGCCTGCTGCGCTCCATCCCGTCCTTCCACGACACGCTGGGCGCGCACGGGGCAGGGGAGCGCCCGCGCCTCAAGACCATCCCCGGCATGGTGCCGAGCCTGCGCCACCTGCCCGGCGGCTGCCGGTTCCGGGACCGCTGCGAGCGCGCGTTGGAGGTGTGCGCGAAGGTGGATCCGCCCCTCGAACTCAAGCGCGACGGCCAGTCCGCCGCGTGCCACAACCCGGTGCCCGCGCCATGA
- a CDS encoding ABC transporter ATP-binding protein, producing the protein MTEPLLQVRGVKTHFPVRGGVLGRVRGTVKAVDGVSFDVVRGETLGLVGESGCGKSTLGRTLLRLLDPTEGSIRFEGQELTGLSQRQLRPLRRRMQLIFQDPYASLNPRMTVRDIIGEPFAIHALAQGREREERVLALLDLMGLPRDAMERYPHEFSGGQRQRIGIARSIAMKPDLVIADEPISALDVSIQAQIVNLLVDLQRELKLTYVFIAHDLKIVEYISTRVAVMYLGKIVELASAADLYRQPRHPYTQALLSAVPVPDPERKKARIILQGDVPSPLSPPPGCAFHPRCPYAFERCRRETPPLYALGNGHTAACFLVEKDAQAPAETPASGGPPGVLAQSPSGG; encoded by the coding sequence ATGACCGAGCCCTTGCTCCAGGTGCGCGGCGTGAAGACGCACTTCCCGGTGCGCGGCGGCGTGCTCGGGCGGGTGCGCGGCACGGTGAAGGCCGTGGACGGGGTGAGCTTCGACGTGGTGCGCGGCGAGACGCTCGGCCTGGTGGGAGAGAGCGGCTGTGGCAAGAGCACCCTGGGCCGCACGCTGCTGCGCCTCCTGGACCCCACCGAGGGCTCCATTCGCTTCGAGGGGCAGGAACTGACCGGCCTCTCGCAGCGCCAGCTCCGGCCCCTGCGCCGGCGCATGCAGCTCATCTTCCAGGACCCGTACGCCTCGCTGAACCCGCGCATGACGGTGCGCGACATCATCGGCGAGCCGTTCGCCATTCACGCCCTGGCCCAGGGCCGCGAGCGCGAGGAGCGGGTGCTGGCGCTGCTCGACTTGATGGGGCTGCCTCGCGACGCCATGGAGCGCTATCCGCACGAGTTCTCCGGCGGCCAGCGCCAGCGCATCGGCATCGCGCGCTCCATCGCGATGAAGCCGGACCTGGTCATCGCCGACGAGCCCATCAGCGCGCTCGACGTGTCCATCCAGGCGCAGATCGTCAACCTGCTGGTGGACCTGCAGCGCGAGCTGAAGCTCACCTATGTCTTCATCGCGCACGATCTGAAGATCGTCGAGTACATCTCCACGCGCGTGGCGGTGATGTACCTGGGGAAGATCGTCGAGCTGGCGAGCGCCGCGGACCTGTACCGCCAGCCGCGCCACCCGTACACGCAGGCGCTGCTGTCGGCCGTGCCGGTGCCGGACCCCGAGCGCAAGAAGGCGCGCATCATCCTCCAGGGGGATGTGCCCTCGCCGCTCTCGCCTCCGCCCGGCTGCGCCTTCCACCCGCGCTGCCCCTACGCCTTCGAGCGCTGCCGGCGCGAGACGCCTCCTTTATATGCGCTGGGCAATGGCCACACCGCCGCCTGCTTCCTGGTGGAGAAGGATGCCCAGGCCCCAGCGGAAACCCCCGCCTCAGGAGGGCCACCAGGTGTTCTGGCTCAGTCACCATCGGGAGGATGA